In Elusimicrobiota bacterium, the genomic stretch TTTCTTTTATACCGAATTTGTTATATAACAATTCAATCTCAGTGATAACATTTTTTGCACTCCGCGTTCTTAATTTCCGTCCTGATATTTTAGGTGCAGCGCAGAAACTGCAATTAAATGGGCAGCCACGGGTTGTAATTACCGGTGCAATTGGAAAGTTTTTAAAAAAGGCGCCATGTTGTGCAGGTGGATATGTTTGTGGTTTTATAATATCCCACGCAGGAAACCCGAATTCGTCAATATTTTCATAGAAATCCGTCGGGTTACATAACAATTTCCCGTTTTTTTTCCATACAAGTCCACTAACATTTGAAAAATCATTATGTTTTTGAGAAAGCAATCTTAGAAATTTTGGTAAGCTCCTTTCTGCTTCGCCTTGAAATATAAAATCAAGATTGTTTAACTGCTTAAGAAGTTCTGAACCACAGGATGAAGGATGCGGACCGCCGATAATTATAATAATCTCTGGAATTTTTTTTTTGATTTTACAGGTTGTTTCTTTTATGAAATTGAAATCATATGTATAAAATTGAAATCCAACAATATCAGGCGGTTTTTTTTCAATATAATTTACAAGCCCATCTACATTAAGTTTTTCTTTTATACAGTCAAGAATTTCAACATCATGTTCGCCTCTTATTGAATTGGCAAGATAACCCAATCCAAGTGATGGCTGAATATGGTCTGAAACGTTATATGGTTTTACAAGCAGTACTTTCATCAGATAACGCAGGTTAAAATCCTGCCACTTTTTTTCGGGCTACTTGGAATTAAGTTTAAATCCAACTGAAGTCTGAAATCCAAGTTTGAAATCCCAATTTCTGCGTCTGTCCGTTACAAAAATTCGCAGAATACATAATTAGCCATCAGCAGCCCTTTATCTGTTAATTTCAATAAATTATTTTGTTCTGTAAGTAAAAAACTATTTTTAAGCTTGCTAATCTGTTGAAAAAATTTAGTTTTTACTTCTTCAGAAATTTTTATACCATCAATAAGCCGTAGACCAAGCATCAGATTTTCAGATGTTTTTTTATCAGATACAAGTTTTTCGGAAATTGTGTTAAAATTACCTTTTAGATACTCATCCATATTTTCTGTATTTTTTATTCTAATGTCTCTGATATGTGAAACAGCACCAAGCCCAAAACCGAGATATTGTCCGTTTTGCCAGTAGTTGATGTTATGCTGGCATTCCCAACCAGGCTTGGCAAAATTGGAAATTTCATAATGATGATATCCGTTTTCTTTAAGGTAGCCAATCACAAATTCATACATATCTGCATCAAGGTCTTCATCTTTTTCTAAACCCATCTCAAAAAACTTTGTGCCTTCTTGTATCGTAAGCGAATAGGTTGAGATATGTTCAGGTTTTAATTGTAGTGCGCCCTTAATGGCGCACTTACAAATTTAAAATTTCTGACCAGGAATAACGAAAAATAAATCAATGTTTATATTATTAAATCCAATTGCTCGGGTTATTGCATAGCAGTTCAAAAAATCTTTTGCAGTATGTACCCGTCCTAAAAATTTTAGCAACCTGTTATCAAAAGTTTGAAGTCCAATACTCAAACGATTGACACCAAAATCTTTTAATAGTTTCAATTTTTCTGCTGTAACTGATTCAGGATTGAGCTCAAAAGTTATCTCAGTTGCACATTTAGCTAAATGAGCAAGTATCGTTCTAAATAAAAATGAGAGTTGTTTTTCTGAAAGTATTGATGGAGTCCCGCCACCGATGTAGAGGGTAGAGGGTAGAGGGTAGAGGATAGAGGATAGACGAGAAGAAAATTCTTCTGCAAGAATTTTCAAGTATTTATCTGCGTAATCTGTGGTTTTATCTGCGTAATCTGCGCTTACAAAATCGCAGTAGTTACATTTTTTTCTACAAAATGGAATATGAATATAAATGGCAGGGGCAATCTCTGCCACTACAACATCAGCAGTGTAATCTGCGTTCATTAGTGTTACTATCAGCGTCAGCGTTTATTTATGTTTTCTTTTTTTTCTTTAAAAAGTTCAGAGATACCAGCAATTGAGCCGAGCACACCTGACGATTCTAACGGCAAGAATATCTTGGTTGCATGACCTTCTGCAATTTTGCCAAGTGCTTCAAGATATTTTATTGCAATAAGGTCGTTTGTGGGCTTGCCAGCATGAATAGCATTATACACAATCTCTATCTGATATTTTTCGGCATCTGCAACCCGTTTGATTGCTTCGGCTTTACCTTCTGCAGTCAGTATTGCCGCTTGTTTTTCGCCTTCCGCTTTATTTATTGCCGCCTGACGGATACCTTCTGCTTCTAAAATTACTGCTCTTTTTTCTCGTTCTGCTTTCATCTGTTTTGACATTGCCTGTGTAATATCTGCTGGTGGGTCTATTTTACGAAGTTCCACACGGGTAACCTTAACACCCCATGCATCAGTTGCCTCATCAAGCACCACACGGAGTTGCGAGTTAATTTTTTCACGAGAGGTTAATGTTTCATCCAATGCTAACTCACCAATAACATTTCTTAAGTTTGTCTGTGCAAGATTGATTGCTGCTTGAACAAAATTGGCAACATTATAGATAACCTTGAACGGGTCTGTAACCTTGAAGTAGATAATCGCATCAACGGTTACGGCGACATTATCTTTTGTGATAACATCCTGTGGCGGCACATCCAGAACCTGCTCTCGCATATCCACTTTCCTGATTGTCTCAAAAACCGGGATAATAAACGCAAGCCCGGAATCAACAGTTCTATTGAACCTGCCTAAAAATTCTACAAGCCCTTTTTCGTAAGGCCGAATTATGCGAAGTGCCATCTTCGCAAAAACAAACAACAACACAACAACAACAATCACTAACGGAACAGGAATCTGTTGCATAAAAACACCCCCATAACAACAGTGATTAGTTAATTAGTGATTAAGTGATTAGTAAAATACTAACCACATAGTCACTTAGCCACTTATTCACTTGTTTTTTTAACTACTAATCGCACACCTTTTACCTCTATAATTTTTACCCAGACATCTTTCGGGATTTCTTCTGATGATTCAGCAAGCCATTCTTCACCTTCTATTTTTACTCTGCCAAATTTCGTCGGTTTAATCTCTTCCAGAACATATGCATTATGTCCAATTAACGCATCAACATTGGCAGGTTTTGCTGGTTTTTTTATCAGTTTATTAACGAGCGGTCTAGAAAGAACGATTGCCAAAAACGAGACAACAACAAATACTGTCCAGTTAAGCCACATCAGTCCAAAAATGGTTGCAACCGCTGCAAAAATTGCGCCTATTCCGAGACAGGCAAAGAAAAAAACCGTTGGTGAAACCATCTCAATAATAAAAAGAACAACCGCTATCACCGCCCATGTAAGCCAGTTTTCAAACATTGTCGCTTCGCTCCTTTTCTCACGAATGACTCCCGAATTTTAACCGAATATACCCGAATATTCGGTTATATTCGGTATTTTTATTCGGCTCCCTTATTGGGGCAATTACTTAATTAACTTTACTCTTTTTGGTGGCCAGTATATTAAAAGCGGACTGCCTTTGATATATTTTTCGTCAAGCGGCCCCCAGAACCGCGAGTCCTTACTGTTATCTCTGTTATCACCCATCATAAAATAGTGTTGTGTCTGAATAGTAATTGGACCGAAGTTATCACGCTGTGGAATGTTATCGTTATATATATCAGAAAAACCAACATACGGTTCTTTCTGAAGTATATCGTTAAGATACAATTTTTTTCTTTTTATTTCAATTTTATCACCAGCGATACCGATACATCTCTTAACAAAATCCTTTTTCATACCTGCAGCACGTTCTTGAGGTTCCAGCGCTTCAGGTGGTGCTGCAAAAACAACAATATCACCTCGTTTCGGCTTTTTTATGACCCAGATACGTTTCATTTTGATTCTGAAACCATCCTTAAAAGATGGATAAAAAATTCGGGTTCCATAGATAAATTTATTAACGAACAGATGGTCGCCTTCTAAAAAAGTGTTTCTCATTGAGCCTGATGGTATTTTAAACGCCTGCAGAAAAAAGTACATTATAAAAAACGCAAATACACCAGCCCATATCAAAGTATCCGCCCATTCAATTGTTTCATTAACTGTTTTCTTAAAAAACCCTTTAGATTTTCGTCTGACTTTTCTGAAAACAATCGCACAAATTATTGAAACTGCAACTATTATTCCCAGTTTCAACTCCATCGGATATTCTTGCATCTTAAAAAAAACATAGCCGATAGTTCCAAGCCCTGCAATCATAAAAACCAAAAAAATTAAAAAGTTCATATTATATTATTTTACAAAAAAAAAAGAAAAAGTCAATCAAATTATCCAGCCGTTTTTGATTTTTTGTTCGGTGAGTTGTTTTTGTGCTTTTGAAAGCATTTCAGATGGGATTTCAGCAGGATGTGCTTTACAGATATTATTAACCGAACCGATTGCAGTTCTTTTTACTTCATAATCTGTATCATTCAACATCTCTAACAAAATGCTGAATGTCTCTTTAGTCAACACATTTTCTATAATTTTTATACAATCATAACGGAGCCGCGGGTTGTCGTTTTTAGATAGTCGCAAGATATTTTCTAATCCAAGTTTTTTGTTCGCATACAGCATCGTTCTGATTGATACGGTCATACTTTGAATAATCCGTTTAGAGTAGTCGTTTTTTTTCAATAAGTCAGTTATTGTATCTAAAACCTTTTCTTCGTCTAATGTTGCCTCAAATTGTTTGACTATTTTTTCCTGTTCCATTTCTGCGATTGCTTTTTTTTCAGCAAGTTGCAGTTTTAATTTTTCAGTAACTTCAATTTTTAATTTCTGCAGTGCTTCTTCTTCGGTTTTTTTCATTTGTTCAAGTTCTTGCTTGAACTTTTTTTCTGCATCTGCCCGAATTTTTATTTCTAACTCTCTAAATTTTTTAGTATTGGCATTTATTTTCTTTTTTACTACTATTATCAGCCCGATAATCAGAATTATGCTTACAGCCAAAAAATACTTGTATGGTATTCCTGTTGACGGCTTCACAGAAACCGGTTCTTCAACTTTGTGAATAATATTTAGGGCTTCGTATTTTTTTATTACAGGTTTTATAAAAGATGGTTTTTGCTCGGCTGTTTTTTTTGTTTCTATCGGTTTTTGGGGTATTTTTATAGTAGTGCCTTCAACTATTTTTTCTAACTCAACAACTTTGGGATTATCTGGTGAAATATCCTTTGCTTTCTTAATATACTCTTTTGCTTTCTGATAATTACTCAACATAATCTGCTTCTCAGTCGCTTCCGTCAGCACATTTACAAGAAAACTTTTCGCTTTTTGATGGTCTGGTTTCAGTGTGAGTGTTTGTTCAAACAGTGCAATAGCATCATCATAGTTGCCTTTTACATATTTATCAATACCGGAATTAAAATAAACCTCTGGGTCTACCTGACAGTAAAGGCAATGGATAAGTGGATAAGTGAATAAGTGAATAGTAAATACAAACCACTTAATCACATAACCACATAACCACTTTTTTGTTTTCATTTTTCCTCCGTTATATCAATTATTGTCTGGACTTTTTTGAGTAATTCAAGGACACTGGTATCGTCGGGCTTAAGTTTTAATGCCTCTACAAGTTCATATTTTGCGTCCTGATATTTTTGTTGTGAAATATAATTTCTTGCCTTTGCCTGACGGAGCAAAACCTGTGCATTCGTATAAGTAGGATTTATTTGTAGTGCGCCCTGTACAAGCCAGATGGTATCATCAAACCTTTCCTGCTCGTATAATTGTAATGCCTTCAGATATTTTTCCTGCGCTGATGTTGAAGTTGTCATATCTCTAATTTTTGTAAAAAGCAACAGTGCGGGCTCATTTTGTGGTTCTTGTTCAAGTAGCCTATTCACAGTATCCGTTGCTTTGCTGTATTCCTTGTTATCAAAATACTGCTGTGCATCTGTTAACATCTGCGCAATTTGCTGTTTTTTTCTAGCGATTTCAAGTTCAAATGCAATCTGGTTTTTTTCGGTCTGGATTTTTTGCCATTCTTTTTTTAGTTTGTCGTCGGTCATCAGTAATTTTTCCACTTTTTTCTTTTCAGTATTAAATATCTCAATATCCTTGTCCAAGTCCTTTCTTTTTTCAGCAAGCTGTTTTTCTGCTGCTTCAATTTTTGATTTATTTTCTTCAAGCAATTTAACCGCATATTTTTCTGCTTTAGTCGGCTCAATACCGAACCTCAACGCAACCGAGAATCTGTGTGTGATGGATAACGGATGAATTGAAACAGCATAATCAAGTGAAAATTTTTCTTCTGCTACACCTACACCAGCAGTGAGTTCTTTGTAATTTGCACCTCCCCTGAAAGAATATATTTTGTAATTATACTCCGAGCCAAAAAACAATCTTCTGACCGATTTTGTAAATACATTATCAACCGCTAAATCAGTACTCAGAAAAAGTTTTTCATAAATACGCTGTCTAAGTCCTAACCGAATTGATACAGGCAGTTTATCTTTTTCAAGTTTTAGCGGTATAATATTTTTTACTGCAAGCCCGTATTTTGTATCATCGTAGTCAGATAGAAGTCCGATATCCGCTGAGACAGTATGTGCTGTAAAATCATCAATACTTTGAGATAGAAACTTCAGGTTCAATCCTGCATCAGTTGATTCGCCAATCGCAGCTGAATATGTAATGTTGAATACTGCTTCCTGTGATGAAAAATCGTACAGTGTTTCACCGATAGAATTGGTTTTCTCTATATTCGGTGTTGAAAGAACACTGATTGACGCAGCGATGGCTTCTTTACTTGCTAATGGATACAGATAACTGATATATGCAAATTTTGTCCCTGAGATGAGCGGTGTATAAAAAAATGTTATTTCGTTATAAAAACAGGATGATATCCCAGCAGGATTATAGTACATAGATACTGATGAGCCGGATATTGCGGTTGCGGCACCTGCGAGCCCGGCGGTTCTTGCATCCGGATAAAATGTTAATAGATATTCGGCTGGCAGACCACCATTGTTTGTTGCATAGATAAGTGGATAAGTGAATAAAAACAAGTGAACAAGTGAATAAGTGAATAAGTGATTAGTAGAAACCAACCACTTAATCACATAATCACATAACCACTTTTTTGTTTTCATCAAACACATTTTTTATTTTTGCTAAAAGTTCGTCCATTTGGAATGGTTTTTCTAAATAATCTACGACTGTAACATCCGTTCTTGCCATAATAATTTCTTTCAAATGTCCACGCCCAGTGATTACAATAACAGGAATATCTTTTGTCTCAGGAAATTCTTTGAGTTTGATATTAAGCGAATGCCCGTCCATTTCGGGCATCATAATATCAAGAATTATCAAATCAGGTTTTTCATTGATAGTTTTTTCAAACGCAGAAAGCCCGTCATTAGCACCAATTGTTTCGTAGCCTTCTCTTTCAAGATACATTGAAATAATTTCAACAATATCCTGTTCATCGTCAACAACAAGAATTTTTTTTGACATAAAACCTCCGCCACATTTTAACCTTTCACCTTTAACTTTTAACCTGCCTTATTTTACAACTGCTATTTTTCTTATTTCTTTTTCGTTACCGGATTTTATTTCCATAATATAGACACCATTGGCAACAGTAATACCATCACCGTTTTTACCGTTCCAGGTTATCTCGTTTGTGTAGCCTTCAGGTTGGCCGATTGCGCCTTCTTCATTGGAATGTATTTTTTGCCGATAAACCAAATCGCCAACAAGATTGAAAATTTGGACTAAAATATCGTCAGATTCTGTCAATACATATTTTATGGTAGTAGTTTCTTTTTCAGGATTAAACGGGTTGGGGTAGTTGACGATATTTGATATCTTTTTTGTCGGCGTAACTGATGCGACTATTGTGAAATACGAAAAATGTTCAACATCAACTTTCAGATATTTTTGTGTTTTATCAATAATCTGGGCTGTTTTCGGGAATTCCCATCTGTTTTTTGTGTCGTTCAAAACAGCAATCCGAATTTTATCAGTTCTGATATCAGTATTGTCCATATAACCATCAGTATTCTCATCTAAATAATTAAATCGCACACTGCCTTTTATTGTGATATTTTGAGGAGTATTATTTTGGTTATAGATAGTGATTTTGTATATTTGCTGATTGATATATTTTATCAGACGGTCTGAAACAGCATTCTTTATTGCGGCAGAAAAATCAGCACTGTCAGTAGTAGGCGTATTTTCAACTTTTACATAATAGCCGGCAGGAAGCCCCTCAGTAATTTCTACTCTCACTTTCCCATCGTCAGAATCATCTTTACTCCAGGAAACAACAAAACTGAACGGGTTGCATATCGCACTGTAACCGAACGGGTCAACAGCTGCAACTTTCCAGTAGTATTGCATTTCTTCTTTAACATTAGCAGGTGTGTACTCTAATCCTGTGATACCTGGCACAATGGTAGCATCATCAAAAAATTTATCGGTTGAATAGTAAAGCGTATAAGTTAACAAATCTTCAGGATTAGGGTCAGATGCTTTCTGCCAGACAAACTTTAGTGTACCTGTTGTATTATAAGAACCGTTTAATGGTGAGACAATGAGTGGTGCTGATGGTGCTTTGTTATTATTGTTGACTGTGAAATCAGAGTTTGAAAAATCGTCAGCAGATAGGTTGGGCATTCCGTCGTCAGTAGCGCTAATTTTTATACGGTATTTTAGCGAGTTAGGAAATTGTGTTGTATCCCAAACATAATTAGTTACAGAAATGTTTTCAGCGATTTTTATATCGTAAGAATAGCCGGAATTAGTTGATGCAACAATTGTAAAATTATGTGTATCTGCCGGGTTATCGTCGGTAACTGAAAAACTTATTGTATAATCTCCTGAAATCTTTTCAGCACCATTCGGCTGAATCAAATTCACAACAGGCGCTATATTGGGATTGCTGATTATAAAACTATTATCTGAAATATCAAATCCTTCAAGTCCTCTTGAATCGCGGGCAACAATTTTTATTTTATGTGTTGCCGAGTTTCTTACAGGTATTGTATTCCATAAATAATATGTTATATTCGCAAGTCCGGAAGCTACCAGAACAGAAAAATTAACACCATCAGATGAGTCATAGATTGAGAATATGTGAGAATCATTCGGTGGATACGGGTCTGAATATGTCCACGCAATAATTTGGGTTGCTGAAAATATCTCTGAACCATTAGGTGATTTTACTGTAACTGTTGGTGCTGCGTTGGTCATACAAAACGGCGAAGTGGACGAAATTGCAGAAACATTTCCTGTGCCATCCTGAGTTTTTACTGAGAAATAATATGTTGTGCTATCAGATAAGCCATCAAAAGTAAATGTTTGTAATTCAGCCGGAATAATTACTGATTTTGAGATACTTCTTTCGCCAGTTGAATTATTTTGCCAGTCAGTTTCAGTCAGAATCGGGCAGGTTGCTTTTCGGATAAAGTAGTTGCCTGAAATTATATCGCCTGAAAAATTATCATTACCCGGTGCCAGCCATGACAGATTTATTGTTCCATTGCGTGTGCCGATAGATGCAGAAATTGAGGTTATTGCAGATGGCGGTATTGTATCAATATAGAGTGTATAAGTAGACGCCCAAAGTGAATACTCAGAACCATCGTAAGCACAAACCCGCCAGAAGTATTTTCCGTGACTTAAAATTGTTGTTGTAGAGTAAGAAGTGGTTGCTATATTTGATGATGTGATTACTGGTGATGAAAAATCAGCATCATTATCAATCTCAATTTTGTATGTCAGTGTATCATTATCGTCGTCGGCTGCTGCGTACCAAGAAAAATCGGGTGTAGTATTATTTGTTGAAAACTTATTTGTTGGCGAGTTCAGTGCAGGTTGAGTAGGCGTTCTGTTAAAACTGACAGTTATGCTCTGGAGTTGGCTTGAAACTGGCGGCTCTGTGGTATCAAAAAAAAATTTCAACTTCAAGTATCTTTTATTATTGTGTAAATTGGGGGGGGTGCTAATTGGAATCGGGCTATCAGCATATTCAAAAAATGTATTTGGTGTATTATCCCAGCCGGTAAAGTCAGAATATGTAAAATTATCAGTAGACGAAGCAACCTGAAATTTCAGTGATGTATTAGCAGGCACGCCACTACGGAGTGGTGCTTGTATTGTCTGCCAGTAAAGTTGTGTAGAAAATGGTGTATCAAAATAGATACTTGTATAACTACCTGACGACCTGAAAACATAGTTATAGGAATCGTTCTGGGAACCATTATTAGCAAATCCACCGAACAAAAACGCTTTTTGGGTTGAGGGGGGGGATGAAATATATGTTATCGCAGAACCATATCTTGCCGAGGGGCTTGTTTGTGGTGGTGAAGTTGACCATTTATTATTGGAATATGAATAGAACCATATATCAGCTTTATTCTCTGATGAATCTTTTCCACCAAATAACACGGTTCTTTTATTTCGGAAGTCATAAAAAATAACTGCATCAGACCTCGCGGATGGGTTAGTTAACGGATTCCTGTAAGACCATACATTTGTATTGTAATCATAAACCCATGTATCTGAAAGATAACCTGTAGCGGTTTCACCGCCAAAAATCAAAAACTTTTTGGTTTCAGCGTCATAACAACCCGCAGAACCGGTTCTTGCAATAGGGCTGTAACTACCTTTTGTCCATGAGGAACCAATAATATGGTAAATCCATGTTTCAGATGATAATGCTGTATCATATTTACGACCGCCAAAAAGAATTATTTTGTTGTTTATCAAATCACAATCAGCGCAACTCCAGGCTCTCGCGGTTGGTGAAGAAACTGTCGTAATTTTTGTCCAATTGTCTGTATCAAAATCATATTCCCAAGTATCATCAAAATAGTCAGCACCATCATAGCCACCGAACAAAAACGCTTTAGTACCGTCAGAAACTAAAATATGTCCATATCTGGCAGAAGGTGTTGTTGACGGTATTTTTTGAGTCCACTGATTTGTTTGTGGATTGTAGATCCAAGTGTCATTAAGTGGAATGCCTGAAGACGAAAGTCCAGCAAATAGAATCACTTTGTTTTTTGAAGGATTGTAGGTCATCGCATGCCATCTTCTTGCAGGTGGCTGCGGTGAGGTTGTTACCTCGTAAAAATTATTTGTTAAATTAACGAACGCATCAGCACCGCTACCAAAAACAATGGTGTCCTGCCGCTGACCTGCATTAAACTGAATATCTGTTGTGTAAGTGGTAGAAGTACCGGCATAGAGGCAGGTAGTAAAGGCAGGTAAAAGGTAAAAGGTAAAAGGTAAAAGGTAAAACAATAGGCATAATAAACGGTTTTTGATTTTCCGTCTACCATTTACCGTCTCCCGTTTTACTTCTTTTAGTATCTGGTTTTTTTTCATACAGGTAGTGTGAAAACAAACCTTGAGCCATTGCCAAGCCCGTCGGATTCTGCCC encodes the following:
- a CDS encoding radical SAM protein yields the protein MNADYTADVVVAEIAPAIYIHIPFCRKKCNYCDFVSADYADKTTDYADKYLKILAEEFSSRLSSILYPLPSTLYIGGGTPSILSEKQLSFLFRTILAHLAKCATEITFELNPESVTAEKLKLLKDFGVNRLSIGLQTFDNRLLKFLGRVHTAKDFLNCYAITRAIGFNNINIDLFFVIPGQKF
- the lepB gene encoding signal peptidase I, producing the protein MNFLIFLVFMIAGLGTIGYVFFKMQEYPMELKLGIIVAVSIICAIVFRKVRRKSKGFFKKTVNETIEWADTLIWAGVFAFFIMYFFLQAFKIPSGSMRNTFLEGDHLFVNKFIYGTRIFYPSFKDGFRIKMKRIWVIKKPKRGDIVVFAAPPEALEPQERAAGMKKDFVKRCIGIAGDKIEIKRKKLYLNDILQKEPYVGFSDIYNDNIPQRDNFGPITIQTQHYFMMGDNRDNSKDSRFWGPLDEKYIKGSPLLIYWPPKRVKLIK
- a CDS encoding NfeD family protein yields the protein MFENWLTWAVIAVVLFIIEMVSPTVFFFACLGIGAIFAAVATIFGLMWLNWTVFVVVSFLAIVLSRPLVNKLIKKPAKPANVDALIGHNAYVLEEIKPTKFGRVKIEGEEWLAESSEEIPKDVWVKIIEVKGVRLVVKKTSE
- a CDS encoding SPFH domain-containing protein, whose protein sequence is MQQIPVPLVIVVVVLLFVFAKMALRIIRPYEKGLVEFLGRFNRTVDSGLAFIIPVFETIRKVDMREQVLDVPPQDVITKDNVAVTVDAIIYFKVTDPFKVIYNVANFVQAAINLAQTNLRNVIGELALDETLTSREKINSQLRVVLDEATDAWGVKVTRVELRKIDPPADITQAMSKQMKAEREKRAVILEAEGIRQAAINKAEGEKQAAILTAEGKAEAIKRVADAEKYQIEIVYNAIHAGKPTNDLIAIKYLEALGKIAEGHATKIFLPLESSGVLGSIAGISELFKEKKENINKR
- a CDS encoding PorV/PorQ family protein; its protein translation is MKTKKWLCDYVIKWLVSTNHLFTYSLVHLFLFTYPLIYATNNGGLPAEYLLTFYPDARTAGLAGAATAISGSSVSMYYNPAGISSCFYNEITFFYTPLISGTKFAYISYLYPLASKEAIAASISVLSTPNIEKTNSIGETLYDFSSQEAVFNITYSAAIGESTDAGLNLKFLSQSIDDFTAHTVSADIGLLSDYDDTKYGLAVKNIIPLKLEKDKLPVSIRLGLRQRIYEKLFLSTDLAVDNVFTKSVRRLFFGSEYNYKIYSFRGGANYKELTAGVGVAEEKFSLDYAVSIHPLSITHRFSVALRFGIEPTKAEKYAVKLLEENKSKIEAAEKQLAEKRKDLDKDIEIFNTEKKKVEKLLMTDDKLKKEWQKIQTEKNQIAFELEIARKKQQIAQMLTDAQQYFDNKEYSKATDTVNRLLEQEPQNEPALLLFTKIRDMTTSTSAQEKYLKALQLYEQERFDDTIWLVQGALQINPTYTNAQVLLRQAKARNYISQQKYQDAKYELVEALKLKPDDTSVLELLKKVQTIIDITEEK
- a CDS encoding radical SAM protein produces the protein MKVLLVKPYNVSDHIQPSLGLGYLANSIRGEHDVEILDCIKEKLNVDGLVNYIEKKPPDIVGFQFYTYDFNFIKETTCKIKKKIPEIIIIIGGPHPSSCGSELLKQLNNLDFIFQGEAERSLPKFLRLLSQKHNDFSNVSGLVWKKNGKLLCNPTDFYENIDEFGFPAWDIIKPQTYPPAQHGAFFKNFPIAPVITTRGCPFNCSFCAAPKISGRKLRTRSAKNVITEIELLYNKFGIKEIHIVDDNFTLNKEHAKKVLNELKQSKLNISWAVPNGIRLGTLDAELLALMRETGCYLISVGIESGSDRVLEYMKKNLTVDIIKKEIKFIKSFGFNIAGFFIIGFPQETEQDIKKTISLSLELPLVRANFFTFLPLPGTEAYTQIEKTGELNNVDWNRFLFTSAPYVPKGLTRKKLKKLQRSAFLRFFLRPKIIIKNILAIKSVKHFKFLLRRAIHWLS
- a CDS encoding response regulator transcription factor, with the protein product MSKKILVVDDEQDIVEIISMYLEREGYETIGANDGLSAFEKTINEKPDLIILDIMMPEMDGHSLNIKLKEFPETKDIPVIVITGRGHLKEIIMARTDVTVVDYLEKPFQMDELLAKIKNVFDENKKVVM
- a CDS encoding kelch repeat-containing protein, translated to MKKNQILKEVKRETVNGRRKIKNRLLCLLFYLLPFTFYLLPAFTTCLYAGTSTTYTTDIQFNAGQRQDTIVFGSGADAFVNLTNNFYEVTTSPQPPARRWHAMTYNPSKNKVILFAGLSSSGIPLNDTWIYNPQTNQWTQKIPSTTPSARYGHILVSDGTKAFLFGGYDGADYFDDTWEYDFDTDNWTKITTVSSPTARAWSCADCDLINNKIILFGGRKYDTALSSETWIYHIIGSSWTKGSYSPIARTGSAGCYDAETKKFLIFGGETATGYLSDTWVYDYNTNVWSYRNPLTNPSARSDAVIFYDFRNKRTVLFGGKDSSENKADIWFYSYSNNKWSTSPPQTSPSARYGSAITYISSPPSTQKAFLFGGFANNGSQNDSYNYVFRSSGSYTSIYFDTPFSTQLYWQTIQAPLRSGVPANTSLKFQVASSTDNFTYSDFTGWDNTPNTFFEYADSPIPISTPPNLHNNKRYLKLKFFFDTTEPPVSSQLQSITVSFNRTPTQPALNSPTNKFSTNNTTPDFSWYAAADDDNDTLTYKIEIDNDADFSSPVITSSNIATTSYSTTTILSHGKYFWRVCAYDGSEYSLWASTYTLYIDTIPPSAITSISASIGTRNGTINLSWLAPGNDNFSGDIISGNYFIRKATCPILTETDWQNNSTGERSISKSVIIPAELQTFTFDGLSDSTTYYFSVKTQDGTGNVSAISSTSPFCMTNAAPTVTVKSPNGSEIFSATQIIAWTYSDPYPPNDSHIFSIYDSSDGVNFSVLVASGLANITYYLWNTIPVRNSATHKIKIVARDSRGLEGFDISDNSFIISNPNIAPVVNLIQPNGAEKISGDYTISFSVTDDNPADTHNFTIVASTNSGYSYDIKIAENISVTNYVWDTTQFPNSLKYRIKISATDDGMPNLSADDFSNSDFTVNNNNKAPSAPLIVSPLNGSYNTTGTLKFVWQKASDPNPEDLLTYTLYYSTDKFFDDATIVPGITGLEYTPANVKEEMQYYWKVAAVDPFGYSAICNPFSFVVSWSKDDSDDGKVRVEITEGLPAGYYVKVENTPTTDSADFSAAIKNAVSDRLIKYINQQIYKITIYNQNNTPQNITIKGSVRFNYLDENTDGYMDNTDIRTDKIRIAVLNDTKNRWEFPKTAQIIDKTQKYLKVDVEHFSYFTIVASVTPTKKISNIVNYPNPFNPEKETTTIKYVLTESDDILVQIFNLVGDLVYRQKIHSNEEGAIGQPEGYTNEITWNGKNGDGITVANGVYIMEIKSGNEKEIRKIAVVK